The region TGGTGCTGGCCGACCAGCTCACCAAGTGGATCGCATCGTCCCAGCTCGTGCTGGGCCAGCCCGTCCCCGTGCTCGGGGACATCGTGCGATTCACGCTCGTCCACAACACCGGCGCGGCCTTCGGGCTCTTTCCGGGGAGCCGCGGTCCGTTCATCGTCATCTCCATCCTCGCGATCGCGGTCGTTCTGAACCTCTTCCTTCGTGAGGCCTACCGCGGCCTGCACCATCGCGTCCTGCTCGGGTGTATTCTCGGCGGCGCCA is a window of Candidatus Eisenbacteria bacterium DNA encoding:
- the lspA gene encoding signal peptidase II; amino-acid sequence: MNRNTGVFLACAAGVVLADQLTKWIASSQLVLGQPVPVLGDIVRFTLVHNTGAAFGLFPGSRGPFIVISILAIAVVLNLFLREAYRGLHHRVLLGCILGGAIGNLIDRVRLGWVVDFIDVGAGSARWPVFNIADSAVTMGVILFAWSLYRSGHPAPDPESPRSPGLESG